The Syntrophomonadaceae bacterium genome includes the window TCAGAAGATACTTCAAGAAGTCTTAATCACCGTTAGAGGTGACCGCTATGTGGTTCCGGTAAAAATAGAGTGCCGATCCCAGTTTCCAGGGCTTGTTCATGACCAGTCAGCCAGCGGCGCAACATTATTTATGGAGCCTATGGCAGTTGTTGAATTAAATAACGAATTGCGGCGTGAAGCAGCAGCAGAAAAGCGGGAGATAGAATTAATTCTGCAGCGCTTAACCCGGAATATTGGATTAGAAGCGGATAATATTCAGTTAACTATAAAAGCGCTAGCTCAATTGGACTTCATCTTTGCCAAAAGCCGGCTAAGTGTTGATCTGGATGGAGTGGAACCCGGGCTAAACTGTAATGGTGTCATATCAATTCGCCAGGGGCGGCACCCATTGCTGAAGGGGAAAATAGTGCCAATAACCCTAAAACTAGGACTTGACTACGAGGCGTTAGTGATAACCGGCCCTAATACCGGTGGCAAAACTGTAACCCTAAAAACTGTTGGACTTTTTACTTTAATGGCACAATGTGGTCTCCATGTTCCCGCAGATGTTGGAACGGATTTAGCCGTTTTTGAGCAGGTTTTTGTGGACATCGGGGATGAGCAAAGCATTGAACAATCATTAAGTACGTTTTCTTCTCATATGGCCAATATAGTAGAAGTCTCCAAGCTGGTTGATCATAAATCCATGGTTTTGCTGGATGAGTTAGGAGCCGGAACTGACCCGGCCGAGGGGGCTGCTTTAGCTGTAGCTATTTTAAACTTCTTGCTGGAGCGGAAAGCAAAGATTATTGCGACTACCCACTATGGCCAGCTTAAGGCTTATGCCTATAGCACTCCTGGAGTACAAAACGCCAGTGTTGAGTTCGATATTGAAACATTACAGCCAACCTATCGCTTGTTGATTGGGCTGCCTGGAAGAAGTAATGCTTTTGAAATAGCTCAACGGCTAGGCCTGCCAGAGGAAATTGCGGCCGAAGCCAGGGATTTTTCCAGGAAAAACGACACGGAAATTGCCGAGCTTATTCAGCGTTTAGCTGAAACCAGGCATAAAGCAGAGGTGGAAAAACAAGAATCCGAAAAAATCAGGCAAGAGCTTACTAAAGAATTTGCCACCCTGCAGGAGGAAAGAGCTAACCTAAAGCTTGCGCAAAAGGATATCATGCAAAAAGCTAAAGAAAAGGCCGGAGAAATTATCCGCCAAGCTCGAAAGGATACTGAAGAAGTAGTTGCAGAATTACGGGCAAGGGTACGCCGTGAAGGACAAATAGCTTATGAAGAAGCTATCAGGGAAACAAGAGACAAAATAAAAAAATCGGAGGAACAATTGCATCAGTTGCTTCCGGAAGACCCAATTGAACACGGTTCAGTTGAAGTTCGGGTGGGAGATGTTGTGTTCATTCCGAGGTTAGGCCTAAAGGCAACTGTATTAACTGAGCCAAACCCGCAGGGCGAAATAATGGTCCAGGCGGGGATCATGAAGGTTAATGTGAAAGCTTTAGAGATCAAGAAGACTCAGCCTGAAAAGGTCAGGTTTGAATCAAGAAGCACGGTCAGGGTTGACCTGCAAAAGATCAAGGATCTGCCATTGGAGATTGATTTGCGGGGTACTAAGGTTGAGGAAGCATTGAGTGCGATTGACAAGTACTTGGATGATGCCTATTTGACAGGAGTCCCAGCAGTTACTATTATCCATGGTAAGGGAACAGGCGCCCTGAGAGTTGCCATCACGGATTTTGTAAAAGGCCACCCGCAAGTTCAAGCTTCCCGGCTCGGTTCTCCTGGTGAGGGGGGAGCAGGTGTTACTGTGGTAGAGTTACGCAAATAAAAAGCAACGCTCCTTAATAATTTAAGGAGCGTTGCTTTTTTTGCATAACCTATGGAACAGTTCTAATTATTACTTCATTTGAAGGTGTGCTTAAGTTTACCTTGGGATTAACGGAAAAGACCCTGTAGAAATAGGTTTTATTAGGTTCTACCCGGTCAATATAGCTTTTTGCATTGGTTAAAATAAGATTATAACGGGTATTGTTGCCTTCCTCCCATCTCTCTACCGAGTAAGATAATTCCTCTGTAGTTGATACTTGCCATGATAGGTTCACTGTCCAGCCGGCATCTGCTGTAAATCTGGCAGTAGCTTGAAGCTTTGGAGCAGGAGGCGGATACAACGTCATGTTGCTACCTGCCGGTTTGTCAACAGGCGAGTAGACCGGCGGGTTCCAGGGTCGATGTACTGTGCAAATTTCTGTTGGCGCAGTAAGAGCTTGATCCTCTGGCGCAGCCTCACCTTCCCATGGGGGTCGCTGCAAAAAGACCTTCATTATTAGATTAGGGCAATAAGGAGATGGAAGCAAACCTGTTTCGGCACAGATTTGTTTCTCATGCCACACAGCTGAAAATTCTGTGGGAACTGTATCTTTTGCAAACAACTCTTGTATAATAAATCTTGATGGTGTAAGTTCGCTGGGTAGAAGACCAGATTTAGTGTCAACCGAACTGTATAACAAACCTTTTGGCCGGATAAAAGGAGTTACCGGCACACCTTTCAGAGCCTCAGCCATTACCGCTCTCCAAATCCGTGCAGGATGGCCGCCACCTGCGAC containing:
- a CDS encoding endonuclease MutS2, which encodes MKSFERLAKKLELDKVFEQLKTRCSSVYGAELIDKLQPTTNLDEALRWQQETSEAREIWRLYPLIPLGGIRNINGFVERAKINSCLEAHELLAVLDTLASARRLKAFCVGLEGNYPLIKYNANEIHVFRRIEEEIEFAVKDDGSLYDHASVELNRIRKQIKQLHGRIKDKLESIIKSPETQKILQEVLITVRGDRYVVPVKIECRSQFPGLVHDQSASGATLFMEPMAVVELNNELRREAAAEKREIELILQRLTRNIGLEADNIQLTIKALAQLDFIFAKSRLSVDLDGVEPGLNCNGVISIRQGRHPLLKGKIVPITLKLGLDYEALVITGPNTGGKTVTLKTVGLFTLMAQCGLHVPADVGTDLAVFEQVFVDIGDEQSIEQSLSTFSSHMANIVEVSKLVDHKSMVLLDELGAGTDPAEGAALAVAILNFLLERKAKIIATTHYGQLKAYAYSTPGVQNASVEFDIETLQPTYRLLIGLPGRSNAFEIAQRLGLPEEIAAEARDFSRKNDTEIAELIQRLAETRHKAEVEKQESEKIRQELTKEFATLQEERANLKLAQKDIMQKAKEKAGEIIRQARKDTEEVVAELRARVRREGQIAYEEAIRETRDKIKKSEEQLHQLLPEDPIEHGSVEVRVGDVVFIPRLGLKATVLTEPNPQGEIMVQAGIMKVNVKALEIKKTQPEKVRFESRSTVRVDLQKIKDLPLEIDLRGTKVEEALSAIDKYLDDAYLTGVPAVTIIHGKGTGALRVAITDFVKGHPQVQASRLGSPGEGGAGVTVVELRK